One part of the Neisseria zalophi genome encodes these proteins:
- a CDS encoding nucleoside-diphosphate sugar epimerase/dehydratase encodes MNLETLLSLPRNTKKTFFVIHDMMVIFVAFWFAESLKANYNNEWSSIANWFAFASTALLTILLFVKMGLYRAVTRYVSTRILSTAVIGCVISAVIFFISVLVFEQRLRLALPIVYFLMLVVLITSSRIILKAILTDRSNRKQMTPVIIYGAGQSGRQLLEAIKQVNEYNAVAFVDDNPAIQRTTIYDLPVYRPSEIKDLISRYGVEKILLAIPSASHEERKIIIERLKKLPCEVLAIPGMKDLVDGKISVSSLKKVSVVDLLGREPVAPNPELMGADITGKVVMVTGAGGSIGSELCRQIIRQHPAKLILFELSEFSLYSIDKELNETQANASNPVEIIPLLGSVQHRKRLNSIMKAYDVQTVYHAAAYKHVPMVEFNTIEGIRNNVYGTLFCAQAAIDAGVETFVLISTDKAVRPTNTMGASKRMAELCLQALAAESGQKTRFCMVRFGNVLGSSGSVVPVFEAQIAGGGPVTLTHENITRYFMTIPEAAQLVIQAGAMGIGGDVFVLDMGESVKIIDLARQMIRLSGFEVKDENHPHGDIEIKVTGLRPGEKLYEELLIGEEVQKTTHPRIMTASEVMLPWSELEKILQYMDSACREMNQMALRQLLLEAPTGFAPKDDICDLVWRQHQQAV; translated from the coding sequence ATGAATCTGGAAACATTGCTGAGTCTGCCTCGAAATACTAAAAAAACATTCTTCGTTATCCACGATATGATGGTGATATTCGTGGCCTTTTGGTTTGCCGAAAGCCTGAAAGCCAATTACAACAACGAATGGAGCAGTATTGCCAACTGGTTCGCATTTGCGTCAACCGCTTTATTGACTATATTGTTATTTGTCAAAATGGGGCTCTATCGTGCCGTTACCCGGTATGTGAGTACCCGCATTCTTAGCACTGCCGTTATTGGCTGTGTTATTTCCGCAGTGATCTTTTTTATCAGCGTTTTGGTGTTCGAGCAGCGTCTGCGTTTGGCTTTGCCGATTGTCTATTTTCTGATGCTGGTGGTTTTGATTACCAGTTCGCGTATTATTCTCAAGGCCATATTGACCGACCGTAGCAACCGTAAGCAAATGACACCAGTCATTATCTATGGTGCAGGGCAATCGGGTCGCCAATTACTCGAAGCCATCAAACAAGTCAACGAATACAATGCCGTCGCCTTTGTTGACGATAATCCCGCTATCCAGCGCACCACCATCTATGATCTTCCTGTGTACAGGCCGTCTGAAATCAAAGATTTGATCAGCCGTTACGGCGTCGAAAAAATCTTATTGGCTATTCCCAGTGCCAGCCATGAAGAACGCAAAATAATTATCGAACGTTTGAAAAAACTGCCTTGCGAAGTATTGGCGATTCCTGGCATGAAAGATTTGGTAGACGGCAAAATCAGCGTCAGCTCGTTGAAAAAAGTTTCAGTTGTCGATTTACTCGGCCGCGAACCTGTTGCCCCCAACCCTGAATTGATGGGTGCGGATATAACCGGAAAAGTGGTCATGGTTACCGGTGCCGGCGGCTCAATCGGTTCGGAATTGTGCCGCCAGATTATCCGCCAACATCCTGCCAAGTTGATATTGTTTGAGTTATCCGAATTCTCGCTATACAGCATTGATAAAGAATTAAATGAAACTCAGGCAAACGCATCCAATCCGGTAGAAATCATACCGCTGCTCGGCTCGGTACAACACCGTAAACGTCTAAACAGCATTATGAAAGCCTATGATGTACAAACCGTTTACCATGCCGCCGCCTACAAACATGTTCCGATGGTCGAATTCAATACTATTGAAGGCATACGCAATAATGTATACGGCACGCTATTCTGCGCCCAAGCCGCTATTGATGCTGGGGTAGAAACTTTTGTTTTGATTTCTACCGATAAAGCCGTCCGCCCTACCAACACCATGGGTGCCAGCAAACGCATGGCCGAACTTTGTTTACAAGCATTAGCGGCCGAAAGCGGTCAAAAAACCCGTTTCTGTATGGTTCGGTTTGGTAATGTGCTTGGTTCTTCCGGTTCGGTCGTACCTGTTTTCGAAGCTCAGATTGCCGGCGGCGGCCCCGTTACCCTGACACATGAAAACATTACCCGTTATTTCATGACCATACCCGAAGCCGCCCAACTGGTGATTCAGGCCGGTGCGATGGGCATAGGTGGGGATGTGTTTGTGTTGGATATGGGCGAATCTGTGAAAATCATTGATCTCGCCCGTCAAATGATTCGTTTGAGCGGCTTTGAAGTGAAAGACGAAAACCACCCTCACGGCGATATTGAAATTAAAGTGACCGGCCTGCGTCCGGGTGAAAAACTGTATGAAGAATTGTTAATCGGGGAAGAAGTACAGAAAACTACCCATCCGCGCATTATGACGGCCAGTGAAGTGATGTTGCCTTGGTCAGAACTGGAAAAAATACTCCAATATATGGATTCCGCATGCCGGGAAATGAACCAAATGGCACTCAGACAACTCTTATTAGAAGCACCCACAGGTTTTGCCCCGAAAGATGACATTTGCGATTTGGTATGGCGGCAACACCAGCAGGCCGTCTGA
- a CDS encoding polysaccharide export protein, translated as MKKYSIISFSLLAFTAGCTVIPGSGLPTRNKTVVYENNESETDNDLDSRINLYPVTLNLIERMEKPIPTALSNPALDRQKAGYRYRIGPGDVLNIVVWNHPDLNTPAQIAHNPESRQVANGAWIDESGYLDYPLIGRVLAKGKTLSELQNILTARLKRYIKKPQVSVNIAEFRSQRISISGAVGKPGQLPITNVPLTLLDAIDQAGGAADNADTRNIKWTQNGIERTISLQDMRQYGDLSQNLLLSGGDVIYVPTIENSRVYMMGEVGRQTALNMGNYGLTLTQALGQVGGISQLTSNASGIFVIRNAPDDLQKPIHIYQLNLKDASAYALANRFHLQAEDVVYVTAAPVARWNRVVSQLTNSITNINSIDDTLR; from the coding sequence ATAAAAAAATACAGCATTATCAGTTTTTCACTGCTGGCTTTTACTGCCGGCTGTACCGTGATACCCGGTTCAGGGCTGCCTACTCGCAATAAAACCGTTGTTTATGAAAACAATGAATCCGAAACCGACAACGATCTTGACAGCCGCATCAACCTTTATCCTGTCACGCTCAACCTGATCGAGCGGATGGAAAAACCTATACCGACTGCTTTAAGCAATCCCGCACTCGACCGACAAAAAGCCGGATACCGTTACCGTATCGGCCCTGGTGATGTTTTGAATATTGTTGTGTGGAACCATCCCGACCTCAACACACCGGCCCAAATCGCCCATAATCCGGAAAGCAGACAAGTCGCCAACGGCGCCTGGATTGATGAATCCGGTTATCTGGACTACCCTTTAATTGGTCGGGTTTTAGCCAAAGGGAAAACCTTATCAGAATTACAAAATATTCTGACAGCCCGCCTAAAACGCTATATCAAAAAACCACAGGTTTCCGTTAATATTGCCGAATTCCGCTCACAACGTATTTCCATATCCGGTGCCGTCGGCAAACCCGGACAACTACCGATTACCAATGTTCCATTAACCCTACTGGATGCTATTGATCAAGCAGGCGGTGCCGCGGATAACGCCGACACCCGAAACATCAAATGGACCCAAAACGGCATCGAACGCACCATCTCGTTGCAAGACATGCGCCAATACGGCGACCTCTCGCAAAACTTACTCTTAAGCGGTGGTGACGTGATTTATGTACCCACCATCGAAAACAGTAGAGTTTATATGATGGGTGAAGTCGGCAGACAAACCGCACTGAATATGGGCAATTACGGACTCACACTAACACAGGCACTCGGTCAAGTAGGCGGCATCAGCCAGCTGACTTCCAATGCTTCCGGCATTTTTGTTATCCGCAATGCCCCCGACGACCTCCAAAAACCGATACATATTTACCAACTTAACCTGAAAGATGCCTCGGCCTATGCATTGGCCAACCGCTTCCATCTACAAGCAGAGGATGTGGTTTATGTGACGGCTGCACCTGTTGCCCGTTGGAATCGTGTTGTTTCACAACTGACGAATTCGATTACCAATATCAATTCGATAGACGATACCCTCCGATAA
- a CDS encoding low molecular weight protein-tyrosine-phosphatase: MYQKILIVCIGNICRSPTAEQLLKQKMPHLDVSSAGLRALAGKDADLQAIRTALRHGLIIAGHTARQLTAAMCRQADLILVMETAHIDMVAAVLPSARSKTMLFAQWLPHKNIPDPYRRDNEVFEAVYRQLEAAAEQWAFKLTLRP; this comes from the coding sequence ATGTATCAAAAAATTTTAATCGTATGTATCGGTAATATTTGCCGCTCGCCCACAGCCGAGCAGTTATTGAAACAAAAAATGCCCCATCTGGATGTTTCATCAGCCGGATTGCGGGCACTGGCAGGTAAAGATGCTGACCTGCAAGCGATTCGGACTGCCTTACGGCACGGCCTGATTATCGCAGGGCATACCGCCCGCCAACTGACCGCCGCTATGTGCCGGCAGGCAGATTTGATATTGGTGATGGAAACGGCACATATTGATATGGTGGCGGCCGTATTGCCTTCGGCCAGAAGCAAAACCATGCTTTTCGCCCAATGGCTGCCACACAAAAACATACCCGACCCTTATCGTCGGGACAACGAAGTGTTTGAAGCAGTTTACCGCCAGCTAGAAGCAGCTGCCGAACAATGGGCATTTAAACTAACCCTTCGCCCCTAA
- a CDS encoding polysaccharide biosynthesis tyrosine autokinase has protein sequence MAKQYSAFSPNNNNSGEIDVGLQLRNLLNYKYPILIAVTAGALLGALYSFAATPVYRADAMLEVETKQNQILAEINSMLNSTESPTSEAELELIQSRLVLGQTVDELQLAQTVSPKYFPIIGNLVHNLSSDIDPEIRIHTFTVGDEWLNQPFILTNQNNKLYTVELPDGRTVNGTVGQALKIGPRATLQINQILAESGQRFTLVKHSKLSAIENLKQNLTVSSKGKTSPIINLAYRGTDPAKITRILNSIADNYVNQNINRDVQVAASGLAFIGEELPRLRSTLQDAENKLNEYRRRTGSLDIPVESKGALESLINIETEITMLRTEEAGLAELFTPEHPNYRAVLDKLSVLEKARNKINQQIAELPNTQQEVIRLTRDVETNQTTYTQLLAKQQELNIMKASAQGNVWIVDYADVPELPVAPRKVVITLLTALFAGGLTAAWYMIRSILRHGLSRPEEIEAMGLDVAALIPLSKTQHRRSAFGGKLKTRSGHTHPHYLLSLESPTDAAVEALRALRTNVYFSMADAKNNILMITGTAPGTGKSFISANLATLMAQSGKKVLLIDGDMRKGYLNDFFGATPDQGLSEILEGKLSPGQAVQETNISNLSFISHGELPENPSELLLDGRLNTLLGRARQRYDYVIVDTPPVLSVTDANIVGQQAGISLLVTRYNSTTERELDISVNRLLQSNIDIHGIILNGMKSEGIDGYGYYSSYTDYKPDMKK, from the coding sequence ATGGCAAAACAATACTCCGCTTTTTCACCCAACAACAATAACAGCGGCGAAATCGATGTAGGCCTGCAACTACGCAACCTACTCAATTACAAATATCCCATCCTTATCGCCGTAACCGCAGGAGCGCTACTTGGCGCACTATATAGTTTTGCCGCCACACCCGTGTATCGTGCCGATGCCATGCTGGAAGTTGAAACCAAGCAAAACCAAATTCTGGCTGAAATCAACAGTATGTTGAATTCCACGGAATCCCCCACCTCCGAAGCAGAATTGGAATTAATACAGTCGCGCTTGGTTTTAGGCCAAACCGTTGACGAACTGCAACTGGCACAAACCGTTAGCCCGAAATACTTCCCGATTATCGGCAATCTGGTACACAACCTCAGTAGCGACATCGATCCTGAAATCCGTATCCATACCTTTACAGTTGGCGACGAATGGCTCAATCAACCTTTCATCCTCACCAACCAAAACAACAAACTGTATACCGTAGAACTGCCCGACGGACGCACAGTCAACGGCACTGTCGGACAGGCACTAAAAATAGGCCCGAGAGCAACATTACAGATTAATCAAATTTTGGCGGAAAGCGGTCAACGCTTCACACTGGTCAAACACTCCAAACTTAGCGCTATTGAAAATCTCAAACAAAACCTGACCGTATCCAGCAAAGGGAAAACCAGTCCGATTATCAATCTGGCTTACCGTGGTACCGATCCGGCCAAAATCACCCGGATACTGAACAGTATTGCCGATAACTACGTCAACCAAAACATCAACCGCGATGTTCAGGTTGCCGCCAGCGGCTTGGCCTTTATCGGCGAAGAGCTGCCCCGCCTGAGATCTACCCTCCAAGATGCAGAAAATAAATTAAACGAATACCGCAGACGAACCGGCTCATTGGATATTCCGGTTGAATCGAAAGGTGCCTTGGAAAGCCTGATTAATATCGAAACCGAAATTACCATGCTACGAACCGAAGAGGCCGGCCTTGCCGAATTATTCACGCCCGAGCACCCCAACTACAGAGCCGTGCTTGATAAATTATCGGTTTTAGAAAAAGCCAGAAATAAAATCAACCAACAGATTGCCGAATTGCCCAACACCCAACAGGAAGTAATCCGCCTGACCCGTGATGTGGAAACCAACCAAACCACCTACACCCAATTGTTGGCCAAACAGCAAGAACTGAATATTATGAAAGCCAGTGCTCAGGGCAATGTATGGATTGTCGATTACGCTGATGTACCAGAGCTCCCCGTTGCACCGCGTAAAGTTGTCATTACTTTGCTTACCGCATTATTTGCCGGCGGTCTGACTGCAGCTTGGTATATGATACGCTCCATATTGCGCCACGGCCTGAGCAGACCCGAAGAAATCGAAGCTATGGGCTTGGATGTTGCCGCCCTGATTCCATTGTCTAAAACCCAACATCGACGCAGTGCATTCGGCGGCAAGCTGAAAACCCGTTCCGGCCACACGCATCCTCACTATCTGTTGAGTTTGGAATCCCCCACAGATGCCGCAGTAGAAGCTTTGCGTGCCTTGCGTACCAACGTCTATTTTTCAATGGCAGATGCCAAAAACAATATTCTGATGATTACAGGCACGGCACCTGGAACAGGAAAATCCTTTATTTCCGCCAACTTAGCCACCCTGATGGCACAATCCGGCAAAAAAGTGCTGTTAATAGACGGCGATATGCGTAAAGGTTATTTAAATGATTTTTTTGGTGCCACACCGGATCAAGGCTTATCTGAAATTTTAGAAGGCAAACTATCACCCGGACAGGCCGTACAAGAAACCAATATTTCAAATCTAAGCTTTATCAGTCACGGCGAGCTGCCGGAGAATCCTTCCGAACTCCTGTTGGATGGCCGTCTGAATACACTATTGGGTCGTGCCCGCCAGCGTTATGATTATGTGATTGTCGATACCCCGCCGGTATTGTCGGTTACCGATGCCAACATTGTCGGCCAACAAGCAGGTATTTCTCTGCTGGTGACCCGCTACAACAGCACAACCGAACGCGAACTCGATATCAGTGTCAACCGTCTGCTACAAAGCAACATAGATATTCACGGCATCATCCTCAACGGCATGAAAAGTGAAGGTATAGATGGTTACGGCTATTATTCCAGCTATACCGATTACAAACCTGATATGAAAAAATAA
- a CDS encoding ammonium transporter: protein MLPTLAALAPLPVFASGTEDWWQPFTALNTGDTAWVMISAVLVLFMAIPGLALFYGGMVRKKNLLSTMMHSFSAAALVSVLWVVAGYSLAFTPGNMLIGGFDRLFLNGMSMDLARETVTVAPNAASIPETVFMLFQMTFAIISTCIITGAFAERIKYSAMMLFSGLWVMLVYVPAAHWVWGGGFMSEGGVFDYAGGTVVHITAGVSGLVSAIVLGRRVGYGKEAMPPHNMAFTLTGAAMLWVGWFGFNAGSAVGANASAGMAMAVTQISAAAGALTWLVCEKLAKYRPSALGIASGAVAGLVGITPAAGFTDPKGALIIGILTTVCCYISSVIIKHRIGYDDSLDAFGIHGFGGLVGAILTGIVFNNQIFGGNATIGSQLLIQLKDALIIVVYSGIASFLILKLVALICGGLRVEHDVEREGLDLNIHGERVE, encoded by the coding sequence ATATTACCCACATTAGCCGCCTTAGCCCCTCTGCCCGTATTCGCTTCGGGAACGGAAGATTGGTGGCAGCCGTTTACGGCACTCAATACAGGGGACACCGCATGGGTAATGATATCTGCCGTATTAGTACTATTTATGGCCATTCCCGGCCTGGCCTTGTTTTACGGCGGCATGGTTCGCAAAAAAAACCTGCTTTCCACTATGATGCATAGCTTTTCAGCCGCCGCACTGGTGAGCGTTTTATGGGTCGTGGCCGGCTATTCCCTTGCCTTTACACCGGGCAATATGCTGATTGGCGGCTTTGACCGCCTATTTTTAAACGGTATGAGTATGGATTTGGCTCGGGAAACGGTGACAGTTGCACCCAACGCAGCCAGCATTCCTGAAACCGTATTTATGCTTTTCCAAATGACCTTCGCCATTATTTCAACCTGTATTATTACCGGCGCCTTTGCCGAGAGGATCAAATATTCGGCCATGATGTTATTTTCCGGCTTGTGGGTGATGTTGGTTTATGTGCCGGCCGCCCATTGGGTTTGGGGTGGCGGTTTTATGAGCGAAGGCGGGGTGTTCGACTATGCCGGCGGTACGGTTGTTCATATTACCGCAGGCGTATCGGGCTTGGTGAGCGCCATTGTTTTAGGCCGCCGCGTGGGCTATGGCAAAGAAGCCATGCCGCCGCATAATATGGCCTTCACCCTAACCGGCGCAGCGATGCTGTGGGTGGGTTGGTTCGGTTTTAATGCCGGTTCGGCCGTTGGAGCCAATGCTTCGGCGGGTATGGCCATGGCCGTTACTCAAATATCGGCAGCAGCCGGTGCACTGACTTGGCTGGTGTGTGAAAAACTCGCCAAATACCGCCCTTCCGCGCTCGGTATTGCTTCCGGTGCAGTCGCCGGTTTGGTCGGCATCACCCCTGCCGCCGGCTTTACCGACCCTAAAGGCGCACTGATTATCGGTATTCTCACCACTGTTTGCTGTTATATTTCATCGGTCATTATCAAACACAGAATCGGTTATGATGATTCACTGGATGCTTTCGGCATTCACGGCTTCGGCGGCTTAGTCGGTGCCATTCTGACCGGTATTGTATTCAATAATCAAATATTCGGCGGCAATGCAACCATCGGCAGCCAACTGCTGATTCAACTGAAAGATGCTTTAATCATTGTGGTTTACAGCGGCATTGCCAGCTTCCTCATTTTAAAACTGGTTGCCCTTATCTGCGGCGGCTTGCGTGTCGAGCATGATGTCGAACGCGAAGGCTTGGATTTAAATATCCACGGCGAGCGGGTGGAATAA
- a CDS encoding BaiN/RdsA family NAD(P)/FAD-dependent oxidoreductase produces the protein MRQTSYFHTVIIGAGAAGMMCAARTGQGGKSVALLDHAVKIGEKIRISGGGRCNFTNRNLNGHDGSPYYVSQQPRFVRYALSRYTAQDFMHLLDKYGIAYHEKHKGQMFCDDSAQAVVEMLQNECRLGSVTWYTGCTVESLTALPIAPAGYEQARFGINTDQGLFYCRNLVIATGGLAVPAVGASPFGYEVAKQFGHHIIPPEAALVPLRFEKWAEQGFDTLSGIALPVRISTGSGKQAVVFDEDLLFRHKGLSGPAVLQISSYWQPGRHIMVNLVPDTDLAEVLCRDKVGKKIQLKTALKQLCPVLPERLIDFWLGREPFQAVAGQKWADIPNALLQQLGQSLNHWTVLPTGSDGHKKAEVTRGGVDVKEINPKTMQSKQCEGLYFIGEVMDVTGWLGGYNFQWAWASAVCAAEALRADEHI, from the coding sequence ATGCGCCAGACTTCATATTTTCATACCGTGATTATCGGCGCCGGTGCGGCCGGTATGATGTGCGCCGCCCGCACCGGACAAGGCGGCAAAAGCGTGGCTTTGCTGGATCATGCCGTGAAAATCGGTGAAAAAATCCGTATTTCAGGCGGTGGGCGCTGTAATTTCACCAATCGCAATTTAAACGGGCACGACGGCTCGCCTTATTATGTCTCGCAGCAGCCGCGCTTTGTGCGCTATGCCTTATCGCGCTATACCGCCCAAGATTTTATGCACTTGTTAGACAAATACGGCATTGCCTATCATGAAAAGCATAAAGGGCAGATGTTTTGTGACGACAGCGCCCAAGCGGTTGTCGAGATGTTGCAAAACGAATGCCGTTTGGGTTCGGTAACATGGTATACGGGGTGTACGGTCGAATCGCTAACCGCATTGCCAATCGCGCCGGCAGGCTATGAGCAGGCACGATTTGGTATCAATACCGATCAGGGTCTGTTTTATTGCCGTAATCTGGTCATCGCCACCGGCGGCTTGGCCGTGCCTGCTGTGGGTGCATCACCGTTTGGCTATGAAGTGGCCAAACAGTTCGGCCATCATATTATTCCGCCCGAAGCCGCTTTGGTGCCGTTGCGCTTTGAAAAATGGGCGGAGCAGGGCTTTGATACGCTTTCGGGTATCGCGCTGCCGGTGCGGATTAGTACCGGCAGTGGTAAGCAGGCGGTTGTGTTTGATGAAGATTTATTGTTCAGACATAAAGGATTAAGCGGCCCGGCGGTATTGCAGATTTCAAGCTATTGGCAGCCCGGCAGGCATATTATGGTGAACTTGGTGCCCGATACCGATTTGGCAGAAGTATTGTGCCGCGATAAAGTCGGCAAAAAAATCCAACTCAAAACCGCTTTGAAACAGCTTTGCCCGGTATTGCCCGAACGCCTGATTGATTTTTGGTTGGGCAGGGAGCCGTTTCAGGCAGTAGCGGGGCAAAAGTGGGCGGATATTCCCAATGCGTTATTGCAGCAGCTCGGCCAAAGCCTGAATCACTGGACGGTTTTGCCCACCGGTTCAGACGGCCATAAGAAAGCGGAAGTGACACGCGGCGGTGTGGATGTGAAAGAAATCAACCCGAAAACCATGCAGAGTAAACAATGCGAAGGCCTATATTTTATTGGGGAAGTGATGGATGTTACCGGCTGGCTCGGCGGCTATAACTTCCAATGGGCGTGGGCTTCGGCTGTATGTGCGGCTGAGGCGTTAAGGGCGGATGAGCATATATAG
- a CDS encoding c-type cytochrome gives MKKYLWALLCLLPAALPAHAEDNDVKARQQYMKEWRGLTKQMNNMLQKHNILSFPSGEFAELTKQLNDTAAEPWPLFQTDSNDGNSEAKADIWQQPQAFQAAIRRFNQAAAALNQAARSGNYDAVQKPMEALNQSCKSCHSRFRE, from the coding sequence ATGAAAAAATACCTTTGGGCATTGCTATGCCTGCTACCCGCCGCCCTGCCCGCGCACGCCGAAGACAACGACGTCAAAGCCCGCCAGCAATATATGAAAGAATGGCGCGGGCTAACAAAGCAAATGAACAATATGTTGCAAAAACATAATATTTTATCGTTTCCATCCGGCGAGTTTGCCGAATTAACCAAACAGTTAAACGATACGGCAGCCGAACCGTGGCCGCTTTTTCAGACCGACAGCAACGACGGCAATTCCGAAGCCAAAGCCGATATCTGGCAGCAACCGCAGGCATTTCAAGCGGCTATCCGGCGTTTCAACCAAGCGGCCGCCGCATTGAATCAGGCCGCCCGCAGCGGCAATTATGACGCCGTGCAAAAGCCGATGGAAGCATTAAACCAAAGCTGCAAAAGCTGCCATAGCCGCTTTCGGGAATAA
- a CDS encoding MAPEG family protein, with protein MNFIHIIGLCALLQYLFFGIQVGRARAKYGIQAPAMAGNEQFERAVRVHANTLEQLVVFLPALVIASSYWQNGITVIIGLVYLIGRFIYWRAYMADPSTRAIGFLLTVIPSGILIIMGLIGAVFKA; from the coding sequence ATGAACTTTATCCACATAATCGGCCTCTGCGCCCTTTTGCAATATCTATTCTTCGGCATCCAAGTCGGACGGGCAAGGGCAAAATACGGCATACAGGCGCCTGCAATGGCAGGAAACGAGCAATTCGAGCGTGCCGTCCGTGTTCATGCCAACACCTTGGAACAATTGGTTGTTTTTCTGCCTGCCTTGGTGATTGCTTCTTCTTATTGGCAAAACGGAATAACCGTTATTATCGGCTTGGTATACCTAATCGGCCGTTTTATCTACTGGCGCGCCTATATGGCTGACCCGTCAACCCGTGCAATCGGCTTTCTGCTCACGGTGATTCCCAGCGGCATATTGATTATTATGGGACTTATCGGTGCCGTTTTTAAAGCATAA